One genomic region from Mesorhizobium terrae encodes:
- a CDS encoding DUF4262 domain-containing protein, whose protein sequence is MPQPTDDAEREFLSIIERYRWHVMMVGADVDSPGFAYSTGIFRLTGMPELIVFSLALDVAHFVINEYGNRAHAGESVSPGAFYDGFVEGHPVTFLRVDSPDRDREYTTWTSWFYDRKPFPVLQLIYPDSRSGAFPWQPGYREEWRDLQPLLGSLPSHH, encoded by the coding sequence ACCAACAGACGATGCGGAGCGAGAATTCCTTAGCATCATCGAGCGCTATCGCTGGCACGTGATGATGGTTGGCGCCGACGTGGACAGCCCGGGCTTTGCCTATTCCACGGGTATCTTCCGTTTGACCGGCATGCCCGAACTGATTGTCTTCAGTCTTGCTCTGGATGTCGCCCATTTCGTCATCAATGAATATGGGAATCGGGCCCATGCCGGTGAGAGTGTGTCTCCGGGCGCGTTTTACGACGGATTTGTGGAAGGCCATCCCGTGACTTTCCTTCGCGTGGATTCACCGGACCGAGATCGCGAATACACGACATGGACCAGTTGGTTCTACGACCGAAAACCCTTTCCTGTATTGCAATTGATCTATCCCGACAGCCGATCTGGGGCATTTCCCTGGCAGCCTGGCTACCGAGAGGAATGGCGTGATCTTCAGCCACTGCTTGGCTCCCTGCCTTCCCATCATTGA